A stretch of DNA from Anaerolineae bacterium:
CCAGGCAGCCGGCAAATTCGCGGCGGAGATCGTGCCCATCGAACTTGAGGAAGTCACCGTCGGGCCGGACGGCCGTTTGCAACGCCAGCGGATGGTCTTTGACCGCGACGAGCATCCCCGCCCGGATACCTCTCTGGAAGCTCTGGCGGCGCTCAAGCCGGTCTTCAGGGAGGGGGGCACGGTCACGGCGGGCAATTCGTCGCCGCTGAGCGATGGCGCAGCGGGGGTGATCATCATGGAGGCCGGGATGGCCGCCCGGCTGGGCCTGACGCCGCTGGCGCGCTTCGTGGCCTTCGATGTGATCGGGGTGCGTCCGGAGGTGATGGGCATCGGGCCGGTGGAAGCGGCGCCGCGCGCCCTCAGGCGAGCCGGGCTGACCCTGGCTGACCTCGACCTGATCGAGCTAAACGAAGCCTTTGCCGCGCAGAGTGTGGCCGTCATCCGCGAGCTGGGGCTGGACCCGGCAATCGTCAATGTCAACGGCGGCGCAATTGCCCTGGGGCATCCGCTGGGCGCAACCGGGGCCAAGCTGACGGTTCAACTGCTGCATGAACTGCGACGGCGCGGCGGCAGGTACGGCCTGGTCACCATGTGTATCGGCGGCGGGATGGGTGCTGCGGGTATCTTTGAGTGCCTGAACTGATGCAGCTCTGAAACCGCAACTTCATCAGCAGCAGGTGCGTATTATTATAAGGGCGGATGCAGGTTCAGAAAATATGACGGGCGGTGCGCTGCTTGCCGCCCTCGTGTGCTGTTTTGCCATGGAAAAGGACACTGCGATGCGCGACCGCGACCGATTGTGGATCACGCTGGCGATCTGGGTGATCTTTGGCGCCATCACGATCATGTTCTTCGCTATTGCCCTTGGCCCGGCTTCGAAGCCGCTTGGCCAGGATACGATCTTTGCCATTGTTGCCGCCCTGGCAGCGGCGGCAACGCTTTCCACAGCGGCGGTCTGGGGGCGGCTGGGGAACACTGGCGAAGGGAGCCGGGAAACGCAGGACAGCGGCAAGCTGAAGCGGCCTGACCCGGCACGCCTTGCCCGGCTGATCGAGAGCCTGGACGATGATGAGATTGCTGAGCTGGAAACGTTGCTTAAGATGCAGGAACGCTAGTGCGGTCATGTTCTCTGAAGCTTGGTGGCAGGGCCACGGGAGAAAATAATGGATGACCGATATCGGTTCTTATCGACGGGTGTTGTGTGGACTGCCTACGCTACCGTCTTGATCACCCTGTTCATCGCTCTGGTGGCCGGGCAGCCGCCCGTAAATGAGACGTTGATGATCATGCTGGGGGTGTTTGTGCTGTTTCTGACATCTGTCGCCGGGATGGCGACAGCGACTATCTGGCGCGCTGGCGGGCGGCGAGCGGCTGCCAGTCCCTATGTACAGC
This window harbors:
- a CDS encoding acetyl-CoA C-acyltransferase, with product MRDAVIVALTRTAVGRARKGATRNTRPDDLAAAVIRELLRQTEGRLDPALIDDLVLGCAFPEGPQGLNIARVVGILVGLPVSVPAQTINRFCASGLQAIASAAERIITGGADVIVAGGVESMSAVPMAGFRPSPHLKLVEEHPEAYISMGLTAERVAEEYRVTREEQDAFAYDSHRKAVAAQAAGKFAAEIVPIELEEVTVGPDGRLQRQRMVFDRDEHPRPDTSLEALAALKPVFREGGTVTAGNSSPLSDGAAGVIIMEAGMAARLGLTPLARFVAFDVIGVRPEVMGIGPVEAAPRALRRAGLTLADLDLIELNEAFAAQSVAVIRELGLDPAIVNVNGGAIALGHPLGATGAKLTVQLLHELRRRGGRYGLVTMCIGGGMGAAGIFECLN